TGCTTAAATCAATGTTAAAATTAGCTATGCTTCCCGGAAAGGATTTAGAATACACTGTTTTTCCGGTGAGTGAGTAAACATCAATCATGTGTTTTCCGCTGGTTTTCCAAGCATTGATATTCACAATTCCGGTTGCCGGAACAGGTGTGGCAAATGTCATGTTAGCCTGCAAGTCATCCATTCCCAGGGGTTGGCATACAATGGGGAAAATGGTCATAGTAGTTTGCATATTATCGCCCCATGAATCAGGGTGATTAAAAGGATACCAGGCATTGTTGTCCCATTGTTCCCAGGCTGTTCCATTGTAGCCAGCCACATGTTTCCTGCACCATAATGCAAGGGTGTCGCCAGGCCCGGTTGGTAGAATTATACCGGCATAGAACGGGCCGGTTACTGTAAACGGCTGGTCAAAGGTTACAGAAGTAGCTTGCTCATTGTTGACATCGCCCACAATTGAATTTAATGATTTGGTTGCCGTGGCTACTATTGTTCCGGGTTTTCCGTCAGTTGCACTGCTGTTCCAGATGGCAAAGGTTATCTGGGGGTTTGAAGCACTTTTGGCTACTACAAAGTCAGCAATCATTCCGTTAATGGTTGTCCCGATTTCGAAACTGTTAAAAAATTCGGCTTTTGCTTTGTCCTTGTAACTGTTGTTCCCTGTAATATAGCCTATTCCAGGAGGGAGCATATAGTAGTATATAATCTCTCCGGTCAAAGGATAACGCAGGGTATCGCAATCGGTCGTTCTGCTTCCAATCTCATGGCCAGTTGCGGAGTAGTTAAGGTTTTGCAAATCAGAAGCTTTAAAATCGCTTTTGCCTGAATGCTGTGCATTGGCAATCATAGCTGTGAAAACACATAGAACTATGATTATTGTAATTTTCTTCATGCTGTATATTATTGGGTGTAAAGGTACTTTTAAAATGCAATTCAATAATGAGAACTGTTGATTCAGTTTTTATACTATTTTTGACAATGAGCAACAAAGGGATTTATTCATAACAAACTAATCCCAAAACCTGATTAAAGTATGAACCATTCCGGATTAAACCCTGAAAAAAGGGGAAAGAAAGCCATGCTATCAGCATGCAAAACTAATGCAATAATTATGCCTTTGCACCAGCTTTTGGCAATATTTATTTTAAGTATTGCTGTTTTGATTCCAGGGCATATGTATGCACAGAAAAAACAACATACTTCTGTTAAAGATACCCTTAAACCGGGTGACTTCAGTGGGCTGAAATTTCGTTCAATCGGGCCTGCTTTTTGTTCCGGCCGTATTGCTGATTTTGCAGTGAATCCAAAAAATACTGCGGAGTATTATGTAGCAGTTGCTTCTGGTCATATATGGAAAACCATCAATTCCGGCACCACCTGGGAACCGGTTTTTGACCATTACGGGTCTTATTCCATCGGATGTTTGGCGATGGACCCTGAAAATTCAAATGTTATCTGGGCGGGTACCGGTGAAAATAATCACCAGCGGGCTTTAGGTTATGGTGATGGCATTTATAAGT
This region of Lentimicrobiaceae bacterium genomic DNA includes:
- a CDS encoding T9SS type A sorting domain-containing protein — translated: MKKITIIIVLCVFTAMIANAQHSGKSDFKASDLQNLNYSATGHEIGSRTTDCDTLRYPLTGEIIYYYMLPPGIGYITGNNSYKDKAKAEFFNSFEIGTTINGMIADFVVAKSASNPQITFAIWNSSATDGKPGTIVATATKSLNSIVGDVNNEQATSVTFDQPFTVTGPFYAGIILPTGPGDTLALWCRKHVAGYNGTAWEQWDNNAWYPFNHPDSWGDNMQTTMTIFPIVCQPLGMDDLQANMTFATPVPATGIVNINAWKTSGKHMIDVYSLTGKTVYSKSFPGSIANFNIDLSTLPKGIYILKLNDGQQQKSQKLILE